Proteins from a single region of Oncorhynchus nerka isolate Pitt River linkage group LG18, Oner_Uvic_2.0, whole genome shotgun sequence:
- the LOC135561842 gene encoding chymotrypsin-like elastase family member 2A encodes MLNQAALPIVPFATCSKPAYWWDTLRPSMICAGYESPDELKSACQGDSGGPFACQPSASDPWEVHGIVSFGAFGCIKDKKPSVFTRVSSFNDWIDDNMKRFIYEKSLN; translated from the exons ATGTTGAACCAGGCAGCCCTGCCCATCGTCCCCTTTGCCACCTGCAGTAAGCCAGCCTACTGGTGGGACACCCTGAGACCCTCTATGATCTGTGCCGGATACGAGTCTCCAGACGAGCTCAAGTCAGCCTGCCAG gGTGACTCAGGTGGACCCTTCGCCTGCCAACCCTCAGCCTCAGACCCTTGGGAGGTCCACGGCATCGTCAGCTTTGGCGCCTTTGGCTGTATCAAGGACAAGAAACCCTCTGTGTTCACCAGAGTGTCCTCCTTCAACGACTGGATCGATGATAACATGAAGAGGTTCATCTATGAGAAGTCGCTAAACTAA